From one Streptomyces sp. Q6 genomic stretch:
- a CDS encoding SDR family NAD(P)-dependent oxidoreductase, with protein sequence MGKLDGRVVLITGAARGQGEQEARLFAAEGAKVVVADVLDDQGEAVAKDIGAASAVYVHLDVSEEEEWGAAVRAAKGAFGKIDGLVNNAGILRFNELVSTPLAEFQQIVQVNQVGAFLGIKSVAPEIEAAGGGTIVNTASYTGVTGMAYVGAYTATKHAIVGLTRVAALELAGKGIRVNAVCPGAIDTAMSNPAQLDPAANTDEATEALAELYGKLVPIGRVGRPEEVARLALFLTAEEDSSYITGQPFVIDGGWLAGVSVL encoded by the coding sequence ATGGGGAAGCTCGACGGGCGGGTCGTACTCATCACCGGTGCGGCGCGCGGGCAGGGCGAGCAGGAGGCGCGGCTGTTCGCGGCGGAGGGCGCCAAGGTCGTCGTCGCCGACGTGCTCGACGACCAGGGCGAGGCCGTCGCCAAGGACATCGGGGCCGCGAGCGCCGTCTACGTCCATCTCGACGTGAGCGAGGAGGAGGAGTGGGGCGCCGCCGTGCGCGCCGCCAAGGGCGCGTTCGGGAAGATCGACGGGCTCGTCAACAACGCGGGGATCCTGCGGTTCAACGAACTCGTCTCGACGCCGCTGGCGGAGTTCCAGCAGATCGTGCAGGTCAACCAGGTGGGGGCGTTCCTCGGGATCAAGTCCGTGGCTCCCGAGATCGAGGCCGCGGGCGGCGGGACCATCGTCAACACCGCCTCCTACACCGGGGTGACCGGGATGGCGTACGTGGGCGCGTACACCGCCACCAAGCACGCCATCGTCGGACTGACGCGGGTCGCCGCCCTGGAGCTGGCCGGCAAGGGGATACGCGTCAACGCCGTCTGCCCCGGCGCCATCGACACCGCCATGAGCAACCCCGCCCAGCTCGATCCCGCCGCGAACACCGACGAGGCCACCGAGGCGCTCGCCGAGCTGTACGGGAAGCTCGTGCCGATCGGGCGGGTCGGCCGGCCGGAGGAGGTCGCGCGGCTCGCGCTGTTCCTCACCGCCGAGGAGGACTCGTCGTACATCACCGGGCAGCCGTTCGTGATCGACGGGGGCTGGCTCGCCGGGGTCTCCGTCCTGTGA
- a CDS encoding LLM class flavin-dependent oxidoreductase: MEFGLFVQGYVGKQALTDPTAEHRALMNETEYVIQADKSGFKYAWASEHHFLEEYSHLSANDVYLGYLAHATERIHLGSGIFNPLAQVNHPVKVAEKVAMLDHLSEGRFEFGSGRGAGSHEILGFIPGVTDMNYTKEIWEETIAEFPKMWLQDEYVGFQGKHWSLPPRKIFPKPYGTSHPAMWYAAGSPPSYAMAARKGLGVLGFSVQKVSDMEWVLEQYKTAIQDAEPVGDFVNDNVMVTSTAICAETHEKAVDIAVNGGLNYLQSLVFRYHDTFPRPEGIPEWPEILPEYSAEIIELLIAEELMICGDPDEVLQQCKRWEQAGADQLSFGLPIGVSHEDTLTSIKLIGEHVIPKIDTDPVHRTTRFRGQAGA, translated from the coding sequence TTGGAATTCGGGCTCTTTGTACAGGGATACGTGGGCAAGCAGGCGCTGACGGACCCGACCGCCGAGCACCGCGCGCTCATGAACGAGACCGAGTACGTCATCCAGGCGGACAAGTCCGGCTTCAAGTACGCCTGGGCGTCCGAGCACCACTTCCTGGAGGAGTACTCGCACCTCTCCGCCAACGACGTGTACCTCGGGTACCTCGCCCACGCGACGGAGCGGATCCACCTGGGCTCCGGGATCTTCAACCCGCTCGCCCAGGTCAACCACCCGGTCAAGGTCGCCGAGAAGGTGGCCATGCTCGACCACCTCAGCGAGGGCCGGTTCGAGTTCGGCAGCGGGCGCGGCGCCGGCAGCCACGAGATCCTCGGGTTCATCCCTGGTGTGACGGACATGAACTACACCAAGGAGATCTGGGAAGAGACCATCGCCGAGTTCCCGAAGATGTGGCTCCAGGACGAGTACGTCGGCTTCCAGGGCAAGCACTGGTCGCTGCCGCCGCGCAAGATCTTCCCGAAGCCGTACGGGACGTCGCACCCGGCCATGTGGTACGCGGCCGGGTCCCCGCCCTCGTACGCCATGGCCGCCCGCAAGGGGCTCGGGGTGCTCGGGTTCAGCGTCCAGAAGGTCTCCGACATGGAGTGGGTCCTGGAGCAGTACAAGACCGCCATCCAGGACGCCGAGCCCGTCGGCGACTTCGTCAACGACAACGTCATGGTGACCTCGACCGCCATCTGCGCGGAGACCCATGAGAAGGCCGTGGACATCGCGGTGAACGGCGGGCTCAACTACCTCCAGTCGCTCGTCTTCCGCTACCACGACACCTTCCCGCGGCCCGAGGGCATACCCGAGTGGCCGGAGATCCTGCCCGAGTACTCCGCCGAGATCATCGAGCTGCTCATCGCCGAGGAACTGATGATCTGCGGTGACCCCGACGAGGTGCTCCAGCAGTGCAAGCGGTGGGAGCAGGCGGGCGCCGACCAGCTGTCGTTCGGGCTGCCGATCGGGGTGTCGCACGAGGACACGCTGACGTCGATCAAGCTGATCGGGGAGCACGTCATTCCGAAGATCGACACGGATCCGGTGCACCGGACCACCAGGTTCCGGGGGCAGGCCGGGGCCTGA
- a CDS encoding D-aminoacylase gives MLDHLIQGATVVDGTGAPAYVADVGIRAGRIAVIAEPGTVSEPARSREDASGLVLAPGFVDPHTHYDAQLFWDPYATPSLNHGVTTVAGGNCGFTLAPLNPERPEDADYTRRMMSKVEGMSLVALEEGAPWSWHSFGEYLDALDGRIAVNAGFMVGHCALRRYVMGADAVGGQPTPEQLDAMLALFHEAMDAGAWGLSTTQSSTHSDGDGRPVASRHALPAELLALSKAVGEHEGTQIEAIVAGCLDQFSDDEIELFVEMSAAAGRPLNWNVLTIDAAVPERVPRQLTASERARKSGGRIVALTMPILTPMNMSLGTFCALNLIPGWGEVLGLPVDERIAKLRDPDVRAEMLRRADSKEAGVFRRLANFGRYVIGDTYSEANEGLTGRVVKDIAAERGQEAFECLVEICANDRLRTVLWPMPTDNDPDSWALRAETWNHEDVMLGGSDAGAHLDRMCGAPYTTRFLGDCLRGRKLLGLEAAVKMLTDDPAQLFGLRERGRIEEGWHADLVLFDPEAIDAGKATLVHDLPGDSPRLDSKAIGVTAVWVNGVEAMRGDVVSGAVPGKVLRSGRDTRTVSTK, from the coding sequence ATGCTCGATCACCTCATCCAGGGCGCCACCGTCGTCGACGGGACCGGCGCCCCCGCCTACGTCGCCGATGTCGGGATCCGGGCGGGACGGATCGCCGTCATCGCCGAGCCGGGCACCGTGAGCGAACCGGCCCGGTCCCGTGAGGACGCCTCGGGGCTCGTGCTCGCGCCCGGGTTCGTCGATCCGCACACGCACTACGACGCCCAGCTGTTCTGGGACCCGTACGCCACGCCCTCGCTCAACCACGGGGTGACGACGGTCGCCGGGGGCAACTGCGGTTTCACGCTCGCCCCGCTGAACCCCGAGCGGCCCGAGGACGCCGACTACACGCGGCGGATGATGTCCAAGGTCGAGGGGATGTCGCTGGTCGCCCTGGAAGAGGGCGCGCCCTGGTCGTGGCACTCCTTCGGCGAGTACCTCGACGCGCTCGACGGGCGGATCGCCGTCAACGCCGGTTTCATGGTGGGGCATTGCGCGCTGCGCCGGTACGTGATGGGCGCGGACGCCGTCGGCGGGCAGCCGACGCCGGAGCAGCTGGACGCCATGCTGGCGCTGTTCCACGAAGCCATGGACGCCGGGGCCTGGGGCCTGTCCACCACCCAGTCGTCCACGCACTCGGACGGGGACGGCAGGCCGGTCGCCTCGCGGCACGCGCTGCCCGCCGAGCTGCTCGCGCTCAGCAAGGCGGTCGGCGAGCACGAGGGGACCCAGATCGAGGCCATCGTCGCCGGGTGCCTCGACCAGTTCAGCGACGACGAGATCGAGCTGTTCGTGGAGATGAGCGCCGCCGCCGGGCGCCCGCTCAACTGGAACGTGCTGACCATCGACGCCGCCGTCCCCGAGCGTGTGCCGCGCCAGCTCACGGCGAGCGAGCGCGCCCGCAAGTCCGGCGGCCGGATCGTCGCCCTGACGATGCCGATCCTGACCCCGATGAACATGTCCCTCGGCACGTTCTGCGCGCTCAACCTCATCCCCGGCTGGGGCGAGGTGCTGGGCCTGCCGGTCGACGAGCGGATCGCGAAGCTCCGCGACCCCGACGTGCGCGCCGAGATGCTGCGGCGGGCCGACAGCAAGGAGGCCGGTGTCTTCCGGCGGCTCGCGAACTTCGGCCGGTACGTCATCGGGGACACGTACTCCGAGGCGAACGAGGGGCTGACCGGGCGGGTGGTGAAGGACATCGCCGCCGAGCGCGGGCAGGAGGCCTTCGAGTGCCTGGTGGAGATCTGCGCCAACGACCGCCTGCGGACCGTGCTCTGGCCGATGCCGACCGACAACGATCCGGACTCGTGGGCGCTGCGCGCCGAGACGTGGAACCACGAGGACGTGATGCTGGGCGGCTCCGACGCGGGCGCGCACCTGGACCGGATGTGCGGCGCCCCGTACACGACGCGGTTCCTCGGCGACTGTCTGCGCGGACGGAAGCTGCTGGGCCTGGAGGCCGCCGTGAAGATGCTGACCGACGATCCGGCGCAGCTGTTCGGGCTGCGGGAGCGGGGCAGGATCGAGGAGGGCTGGCACGCGGACCTCGTGCTGTTCGACCCCGAGGCCATCGACGCCGGCAAGGCGACGCTCGTGCACGATCTGCCGGGCGACTCGCCCCGGCTCGACTCGAAAGCCATCGGCGTGACCGCCGTGTGGGTGAACGGGGTGGAGGCCATGCGCGGTGACGTCGTCAGCGGCGCCGTACCCGGGAAGGTGCTCCGGTCGGGGCGGGACACCCGGACGGTGAGCACCAAGTGA
- a CDS encoding aldehyde dehydrogenase family protein encodes MTSTEGKLFIGGEWVEPGGGHYDVVDPAREDVVGHAPEATRQQVYDAARAARDAFGAWSRTRPEERAAILDRAADVIQRDFAANAELAQAESGATSGTARGMQVAVGVARFRRYAKGALEPVEEGLPPQINEAGPMGRAGVMGALAVRRPVGVVTCVTSYNNPWANPAGKVAPALAMGNTVVVKPAPQDPLSVYRMAAALEEAGVPPGVVNVVSGASVEVGEAAVDAPDVDMVSFTGSTAVGQRIGEVCGRSMKRQLMELGGKGAAIVFGDADLDSAVAGIGTTYAFYSGQICTAPTRALVHRSVYDAFVAKLTGYLGFMKVGDPRAQGTVVGPVISAAHRERIESYVELGRKEGATVVAGGERPAYEKGFYVAPTLLADCTNDMRVVREEIFGPVVTVVPFDGDEDEAVALADDSDYGLIDYVWSGDVARAFRVARRLRAGGVGVNTVGRNMEAPFGGFKKSGVGRDVGSYALHAYSEWQSIVWPG; translated from the coding sequence GTGACCTCAACAGAAGGGAAGTTGTTCATCGGAGGCGAGTGGGTCGAGCCCGGCGGCGGGCACTACGACGTCGTCGATCCGGCCCGCGAGGACGTCGTCGGGCACGCACCCGAGGCCACGCGGCAGCAGGTGTACGACGCGGCGCGCGCCGCCCGCGACGCCTTCGGGGCGTGGTCCCGTACGAGGCCCGAGGAGCGGGCCGCGATCCTCGACCGGGCCGCCGACGTCATACAGCGCGACTTCGCGGCCAACGCCGAGCTCGCGCAGGCCGAGAGCGGGGCCACCAGCGGGACCGCGCGCGGGATGCAGGTCGCCGTCGGCGTGGCCCGGTTCCGGCGGTACGCGAAGGGGGCGCTCGAACCCGTCGAGGAAGGGCTGCCGCCGCAGATCAACGAGGCCGGTCCGATGGGCAGGGCCGGGGTGATGGGCGCCCTCGCGGTGCGCCGGCCCGTCGGCGTCGTCACCTGCGTCACCTCGTACAACAACCCGTGGGCCAACCCGGCGGGCAAGGTCGCGCCCGCCCTCGCCATGGGCAACACCGTCGTCGTGAAGCCCGCGCCGCAGGACCCGCTGTCCGTGTACCGGATGGCGGCCGCCCTGGAGGAGGCCGGTGTGCCGCCGGGCGTGGTGAACGTGGTGAGCGGCGCCTCCGTCGAGGTGGGGGAGGCGGCCGTCGACGCGCCGGACGTCGACATGGTCAGCTTCACCGGGTCCACGGCCGTCGGGCAGCGCATCGGCGAGGTGTGCGGCCGGTCCATGAAGCGCCAGCTGATGGAGCTGGGCGGGAAGGGCGCCGCGATCGTCTTCGGCGACGCCGACCTCGACTCCGCCGTCGCCGGGATCGGGACGACGTACGCCTTCTACAGCGGGCAGATCTGTACGGCGCCGACGCGGGCGCTGGTGCACCGGTCGGTGTACGACGCGTTCGTCGCGAAGCTCACCGGCTACCTCGGCTTCATGAAGGTCGGCGACCCGCGCGCGCAGGGCACCGTCGTCGGTCCCGTCATCTCGGCGGCGCACCGCGAACGGATCGAGTCCTACGTGGAACTCGGGCGCAAGGAGGGGGCGACCGTCGTCGCGGGCGGCGAGCGGCCCGCGTACGAGAAGGGGTTCTACGTCGCGCCCACGCTCCTCGCCGACTGCACCAACGACATGCGGGTCGTGCGCGAGGAGATCTTCGGCCCCGTCGTCACCGTCGTGCCGTTCGACGGGGACGAGGACGAGGCCGTCGCCCTCGCCGACGACAGCGACTACGGGCTCATCGACTACGTGTGGTCGGGCGACGTGGCGCGCGCCTTCCGGGTCGCCCGGCGGCTGCGGGCCGGCGGGGTCGGCGTGAACACCGTCGGGCGGAACATGGAGGCGCCGTTCGGCGGGTTCAAGAAGAGCGGCGTGGGGCGCGACGTCGGCTCGTACGCGCTGCACGCGTACAGCGAGTGGCAGTCGATCGTGTGGCCCGGCTGA
- a CDS encoding APC family permease, with amino-acid sequence MTQLDVRPETGARNGKGLGGNSVGLLGSAVIGVSTVAPVYCLTSTLGSTAGEVGLQMPAVFLAGFLPMLLVAFAYRELNKVMPDCGTSFTWTVKAFGPRVGWMCGWGLVIATIIVLSNLAGVATSYFWLLAGEITNSAAVADLDGNKAVHILTCLALIAAATAISYRGMTATKGVQYTLVGLQLVVLAVFVALAVAKAGSADFAATSVDFSWSWLNPFAVQSFGAFTAGLSLSIFMYWGWDTCLTANEETIGSEKTPGRAALIAMVVLVGSYLATGVAAQMIVGSGGRGLGLANPETSDNVFAALAGPVMGPTLGILLFVAVLASAAASLQTTFIPVARTVLAMSTYEALPASYARVHPRFRTPGRATVTAGVATAVFYTVMTLVSEHVLVDTIYALGLMICFYYALTAFACAWYFRTELTRSVRDFAFKGLFPLLGGVLLAAVFAKTLVDMWNPAYGSGSSVFGVGSVFVIGVGLLLVGVVIMVAMQRRSPAFFRGEVLNRESAVLVVAE; translated from the coding sequence ATGACTCAGCTGGACGTGCGCCCCGAGACCGGCGCGAGGAACGGCAAGGGCCTGGGCGGGAACTCCGTCGGGCTGCTCGGCAGCGCCGTCATCGGCGTCTCCACGGTCGCGCCCGTCTACTGCCTGACCTCCACGCTCGGCTCCACGGCCGGCGAGGTGGGGCTCCAGATGCCCGCCGTGTTCCTCGCCGGGTTCCTGCCGATGCTCCTCGTCGCCTTCGCCTACCGGGAGCTCAACAAGGTCATGCCGGACTGCGGCACGTCCTTCACCTGGACCGTGAAGGCCTTCGGGCCGCGGGTCGGCTGGATGTGCGGCTGGGGCCTGGTGATCGCGACGATCATCGTCCTGTCGAATCTGGCCGGGGTCGCGACCTCGTACTTCTGGCTGCTCGCGGGCGAGATCACGAACAGTGCCGCGGTCGCCGACCTGGACGGGAACAAGGCCGTCCACATCCTCACGTGCCTGGCCCTGATCGCCGCCGCGACGGCGATCAGCTACCGCGGGATGACCGCGACGAAGGGCGTGCAGTACACGCTGGTCGGGCTCCAGCTGGTGGTGCTCGCCGTCTTCGTCGCGCTGGCCGTGGCCAAGGCGGGCTCCGCCGACTTCGCCGCCACGTCCGTGGACTTCTCCTGGTCGTGGCTGAACCCGTTCGCGGTGCAGTCGTTCGGCGCGTTCACCGCCGGACTCTCCCTGTCGATCTTCATGTACTGGGGCTGGGACACCTGCCTCACCGCGAACGAGGAGACCATCGGCAGCGAGAAGACACCGGGGCGCGCGGCGCTCATCGCCATGGTCGTCCTCGTCGGCTCGTACCTGGCCACGGGCGTGGCCGCCCAGATGATCGTCGGCTCGGGCGGGCGGGGCCTCGGCCTCGCCAACCCGGAGACGTCCGACAACGTCTTCGCGGCGCTCGCGGGCCCGGTGATGGGCCCGACGCTCGGCATCCTCCTCTTCGTCGCGGTCCTCGCCTCGGCGGCGGCCAGTCTCCAGACCACGTTCATCCCGGTCGCCCGCACCGTCCTCGCCATGTCGACGTACGAGGCGCTCCCGGCGTCGTACGCCCGCGTCCACCCGCGCTTTCGGACGCCGGGCCGCGCCACCGTCACGGCGGGCGTCGCGACGGCCGTCTTCTACACGGTCATGACGCTGGTCTCCGAGCACGTCCTCGTCGACACGATCTACGCGCTCGGCCTCATGATCTGCTTCTACTACGCGCTGACGGCGTTCGCCTGCGCCTGGTACTTCCGCACCGAGCTCACCCGGTCCGTACGGGACTTCGCCTTCAAGGGTCTTTTCCCGCTGCTCGGCGGCGTGCTCCTGGCGGCGGTCTTCGCCAAGACCCTCGTCGACATGTGGAACCCGGCGTACGGCAGCGGCTCGTCCGTGTTCGGCGTCGGCTCGGTGTTCGTGATCGGCGTCGGGCTGCTGCTCGTCGGTGTCGTGATCATGGTGGCGATGCAGCGGCGCAGCCCGGCCTTCTTCCGGGGCGAGGTGCTGAACCGGGAGTCCGCCGTCCTGGTGGTGGCGGAGTAG
- a CDS encoding CehA/McbA family metallohydrolase — translation MCTDDAPEHALGRRALLVTGTAAALTLTTMSFASAADGSQSTKTLKGTLPPGAPDFVYLPVEVPRGVREIRVSYTYTKATVPAGTQNNALDIGLFDERGTALGGKGFRGWSGGARTEFFVRADDATPGYIPGPVRAGTWHIALGPYTVAPEGLPYEVTVTLTHGASGATPRPSYPPERARGRGRAWYRGDCHLHSWYSDGRRTPAEIGALARAAGLDFINTSDHNTHASQAHWADVAGDDLLVMLGEEITTRNGHVVALGTDPGTFVDWRYRARDNRWARYADQIRRAGGLVVPAHPHATCIGCGWKFGFGEADAVEVWNGPYTPDDEISLADWDNTLVAYARSRGTGSWLPAMGNSDAHRDPDRIGGPQTVVLADDLTRDAIQAGIKAGRSYVAESAAVEVTLTATGGKGEVAGLGERLAVAPDAPVTVRLEVAGAPNRTLHLVTDQGTLFTSAAGATSATWTTTASYAAYVRAEVRHAPTVPGLPGALTAFTNPIFLGA, via the coding sequence ATGTGCACAGACGACGCACCCGAACACGCCCTGGGCAGACGCGCGTTGCTCGTGACCGGTACGGCCGCCGCGCTTACGCTCACCACCATGAGCTTCGCCAGCGCCGCCGACGGCTCGCAGTCCACCAAGACGCTCAAGGGCACCCTGCCGCCGGGCGCCCCCGACTTCGTGTACCTGCCGGTCGAAGTGCCGCGCGGGGTACGGGAGATCAGGGTCTCCTACACGTACACGAAGGCCACCGTCCCGGCCGGTACGCAGAACAACGCGCTGGACATCGGCCTCTTCGACGAGCGCGGCACGGCGCTCGGCGGCAAGGGCTTCCGCGGCTGGTCGGGCGGCGCCCGCACCGAGTTCTTCGTCCGCGCCGACGACGCGACGCCCGGCTACATCCCGGGCCCGGTGCGGGCCGGCACCTGGCACATCGCGCTCGGCCCGTACACGGTGGCGCCCGAGGGTCTGCCGTACGAGGTGACGGTGACGCTCACGCACGGGGCGTCCGGCGCGACGCCGCGCCCGAGCTATCCGCCGGAGCGGGCCCGCGGCCGGGGCCGCGCCTGGTACCGGGGCGACTGCCATCTGCACTCCTGGTACTCGGACGGGCGCCGCACCCCGGCCGAGATCGGCGCGCTCGCCCGCGCGGCGGGCCTGGACTTCATCAACACGTCCGACCACAACACGCATGCCTCGCAAGCCCACTGGGCGGACGTGGCGGGCGACGACCTCCTGGTCATGCTCGGCGAGGAGATCACGACCCGCAACGGCCACGTCGTCGCTCTCGGCACCGACCCCGGCACCTTCGTCGACTGGCGCTACCGGGCCCGCGACAACCGCTGGGCCAGATACGCCGACCAGATCCGCCGCGCGGGCGGCCTCGTCGTCCCCGCCCACCCGCACGCCACCTGCATCGGCTGCGGCTGGAAGTTCGGCTTCGGCGAGGCGGACGCGGTGGAGGTGTGGAACGGGCCGTACACCCCGGACGACGAGATCTCCCTCGCCGACTGGGACAACACCCTCGTCGCGTACGCCCGATCCCGGGGGACGGGGTCCTGGCTGCCGGCCATGGGCAACAGTGACGCCCACCGCGACCCGGACCGGATCGGCGGCCCCCAGACGGTGGTCCTGGCCGACGACCTGACGCGGGACGCGATCCAGGCGGGCATCAAGGCGGGCCGCTCGTACGTGGCGGAGTCCGCGGCCGTCGAGGTCACCCTGACCGCGACCGGCGGCAAGGGCGAGGTCGCGGGCCTCGGCGAGCGCCTCGCCGTCGCCCCCGACGCGCCCGTCACCGTGCGCCTGGAGGTCGCGGGCGCCCCCAACCGCACCCTGCACCTCGTCACGGACCAGGGCACCCTGTTCACGTCCGCGGCGGGCGCCACCTCGGCGACCTGGACGACGACCGCGTCCTACGCGGCGTACGTACGGGCGGAGGTCCGTCACGCGCCGACGGTGCCCGGCCTCCCCGGAGCCCTGACCGCGTTCACGAACCCGATCTTCCTGGGGGCCTGA
- a CDS encoding bifunctional FO biosynthesis protein CofGH, with product MSDPDAVPQTPQADRPTANAMRRALKRARDGVALDVTEAAVLLQARGTDLDDLTASAARVRDAGLAAAGRPGVITYSKSVFIPLTRLCRDKCHYCTFVTVPGKLRRDGHGMFMSPDEVLDIARKGAELGCKEALITLGDKPEDRWPEAREWLDAHGYDDTIAYVRAISIRILEETGLLPHLNPGVLSWTDFQRLKPVAPSMGMMLETTAERLWSEPGMPHYGSPDKEPAVRVRVLEDAGRSSVPFTSGLLIGIGETYEERAESLFALRRVARSYHGVQELIIQNFRAKPDTAMRGMPDADLDDLVATVAVARHIMGPSGNLQAPPNLVDGEYARLIGAGIDDWGGVSPVTIDHVNPEKPWPRLDELARRSRDVGFELRERLCVYPEFVTRGEPWLDPRLLPHVRALADPETGLAIADAPVVGRPWQEPDEGYVASASGRTDLHRTIDTEGRTSDRRDDFDEVYGDWEALREQAAPGMVAERIDTDVREALAQAADDPTKLTDPQALALLHADGPALDALCGIADDIRRSVVGDDVTYIVTRNINFTNVCYTGCRFCAFAQRRTDADAYTLSLDQVADRAQQAWDVGAVEVCMQGGIHPDLPGTAYFDIAKAVKARVPGMHVHAFSPMEVVNGATRTGMSIREWLTAAKEAGLDSIPGTAAEILDDEVRWVLTKGKLPTATWIEVVKTAHELGIRSSSTMMYGHVDQPRHWLGHFRTLAAIQQETGGFTEFVTLPFIHTNAPVYLAGIARPGPTSRDNRAVTAMARVLLHPHIPNIQTSWVKLGTQGAAEMLRSGANDLGGTLMEETISRMAGSSYGSYKSVKDLIAVAEAAGRPAKPRTTLYGSVPDERVRAALASDGHLPELLPVLEG from the coding sequence ATGAGTGATCCGGACGCCGTACCCCAGACGCCCCAGGCCGACCGTCCCACCGCCAACGCGATGCGCCGCGCGCTCAAACGGGCCAGAGACGGTGTCGCGCTCGACGTCACCGAGGCCGCCGTCCTCCTCCAGGCGCGCGGCACCGACCTGGACGACCTCACCGCGTCGGCCGCCCGGGTGCGGGACGCGGGCCTCGCGGCGGCGGGCAGGCCGGGCGTCATCACGTACAGCAAGAGCGTGTTCATCCCGCTCACCCGGCTGTGCCGCGACAAGTGCCACTACTGCACGTTCGTGACGGTGCCCGGCAAGCTGCGCCGGGACGGGCACGGGATGTTCATGTCGCCGGACGAGGTCCTCGACATCGCGCGCAAGGGCGCCGAACTCGGCTGCAAGGAAGCCCTGATCACCCTGGGCGACAAGCCGGAGGACCGCTGGCCCGAGGCCCGCGAGTGGCTCGACGCGCACGGCTACGACGACACGATCGCGTACGTGCGGGCCATATCGATCCGGATCCTGGAGGAGACGGGGCTGCTGCCGCACCTCAACCCCGGGGTCCTGTCCTGGACCGACTTCCAGCGCCTGAAGCCGGTCGCGCCCAGCATGGGCATGATGCTGGAGACGACCGCCGAGCGCCTCTGGTCGGAGCCGGGCATGCCGCACTACGGCTCGCCCGACAAGGAACCGGCGGTGCGGGTGCGGGTGCTGGAGGACGCGGGCCGCTCGTCGGTCCCCTTCACCAGCGGGCTGCTCATCGGGATCGGGGAGACCTACGAGGAGCGCGCCGAGTCGCTGTTCGCGCTGCGCCGCGTCGCGCGCTCGTACCACGGCGTCCAGGAACTGATCATCCAGAACTTCCGCGCGAAGCCGGACACGGCGATGCGCGGCATGCCCGACGCCGACCTCGACGACCTCGTCGCGACGGTCGCCGTCGCCCGGCACATCATGGGCCCGTCGGGGAACCTCCAGGCCCCGCCGAACCTCGTCGACGGCGAGTACGCGCGGCTCATCGGCGCGGGCATCGACGACTGGGGCGGGGTGTCCCCGGTGACGATCGACCACGTGAACCCGGAGAAGCCCTGGCCCCGGCTGGACGAGCTGGCGCGGCGGTCGCGGGACGTCGGCTTCGAGCTGCGGGAACGGCTGTGCGTCTACCCGGAGTTCGTGACGCGCGGCGAACCGTGGCTCGACCCAAGGCTGCTCCCGCACGTCCGCGCGCTCGCCGACCCGGAGACCGGTCTCGCGATCGCGGACGCGCCGGTCGTCGGCCGGCCCTGGCAGGAGCCCGACGAGGGGTACGTCGCGTCGGCCTCGGGCCGCACCGACCTGCACCGCACCATCGACACCGAGGGCCGTACGTCGGATCGCCGCGACGACTTCGACGAGGTGTACGGCGACTGGGAGGCGCTGCGCGAGCAGGCGGCGCCCGGCATGGTCGCGGAGCGCATCGACACGGATGTGCGCGAGGCGCTGGCGCAGGCCGCCGACGACCCGACGAAGCTCACCGACCCGCAGGCCCTGGCCCTGCTGCACGCGGACGGGCCCGCCCTCGACGCGCTGTGCGGTATCGCCGACGACATCCGTAGGTCGGTGGTCGGCGACGACGTCACGTACATCGTCACGCGGAACATCAACTTCACGAACGTCTGCTACACCGGCTGCCGCTTCTGCGCCTTCGCGCAGCGCCGCACGGACGCCGACGCGTACACGCTCTCGCTCGACCAGGTCGCGGACCGGGCCCAACAGGCCTGGGACGTCGGCGCGGTCGAGGTCTGCATGCAGGGCGGCATCCACCCGGACCTGCCGGGCACGGCCTACTTCGACATCGCGAAGGCCGTGAAGGCGCGCGTCCCCGGTATGCACGTGCACGCCTTCTCGCCGATGGAGGTCGTCAACGGCGCGACCCGCACCGGGATGTCGATCCGCGAGTGGCTGACCGCCGCCAAGGAGGCGGGCCTCGACTCGATCCCCGGCACGGCCGCCGAGATCCTCGACGACGAGGTCCGCTGGGTCCTCACCAAGGGCAAGCTGCCCACGGCGACCTGGATCGAGGTCGTGAAGACCGCCCACGAGCTGGGCATCCGTTCGTCCTCGACGATGATGTACGGGCATGTGGACCAGCCGCGCCACTGGCTCGGCCACTTCCGTACGCTCGCCGCGATCCAGCAGGAGACCGGCGGCTTCACGGAGTTCGTGACGCTGCCGTTCATCCACACGAACGCGCCGGTGTACCTCGCGGGCATCGCCCGGCCGGGCCCGACGTCCCGGGACAACCGGGCCGTCACCGCCATGGCGCGGGTCCTGCTCCACCCGCACATCCCGAACATCCAGACCAGCTGGGTGAAGCTCGGCACGCAGGGCGCGGCCGAGATGCTCCGCTCGGGCGCCAACGACCTCGGCGGCACGCTGATGGAGGAGACCATCTCCCGGATGGCGGGCTCCTCGTACGGCTCGTACAAGTCGGTCAAGGACCTGATCGCCGTGGCCGAGGCGGCGGGCCGCCCGGCGAAGCCCCGGACGACGCTGTACGGGTCCGTCCCGGACGAGCGGGTCCGGGCGGCGCTGGCGTCGGACGGGCACCTGCCGGAACTGCTGCCGGTACTGGAGGGCTGA